CTCCAAAAACCTCCATTATGGCGTTGACCCCCCCTCCTTGTGTCATTGACCCCCCCCATACCTGTCCCCAACAGGGCAGGGCCCCCCTGGCCGTGCCGGCCTCCCCGGCTCCGACGGGACCCCCGGGCCCCCGGCACCTCCATGATGCTGCCGGTGAGTGGGGAGGAGGAGCTGGGTGAGGGGTGATGGGgtggcttcccccccccaaaaggtgTGTgtccccccttttttggggggggggcacccatccCCCACTGTTCGCCTGTCCCAGTTCCGCTTCGGGAGCGGTGGCGGTGACAAGGGTCCGGCGGTAGCGGCACAGGAGGCGCAGGCTCAGGCCATCCTGCAGCAAGCCCGGGtgagtctgggggggggggtggggggtgtctcatgggggacccccccccccccaggaccctccgATGCCATTCCCAAAGCTGCTCCCACCCCATGGGTGCTGGACCCAGGGGTGCCCGGGGGGTCGCATCCTGCACCCGGTGCCCTGGTTCTGCCCCCATATCCCCCCGGTGAGGAGTAACCCCCCCCtctctgcttctcccccccccccccccccagctggccCTGCGGGGCCCCCCCGGACCCATGGGGTACACCGGCCGCCCCGGACCCATGGTGGGTATCGGCATCTCGGTGGAGTTTGGGGTTCGGGGCGGGGGCGGTGGTGGCGTGGGGGTGGTGGTACCATGGCGTGGGTTGGGGAGGGGtgagggctgtggggtgggggaggtttgggggtgtCTGTGGGGGGGGAAGCCCCATGATTGCCCCCCACACTCTTGCTCGCAGGGCCAGCCTGGCAGCACCGGCATGAAGGGGGAGTCCGGAGACTTCGGCCCCCAGGTGAGCCCCAAGaatgagggggtgggggggagcggaCCCcgatgacccccccccccacctccgccGCCTCGTGCACCTCGTTATCTGGAACCTCGTTAACGCTCTGCCCTCCCTCTCTCCAGGGTCCCCGAGGTCCTCAGGGCCTGACCGGACCCCCGGGAAAGCCTGGCCGGAGGGTgagtttgggggggctgggatgggaagggatgggggggggggggggtccgcaccCCCTCTCACCCCCTCTCACCCCCTCTGTGTCCGGCAGGGCCGACCGGGGGCTGACGGCGCACGGGGGATGCCTGGCGATCCCGGCGTTAAGGTAACGGCTGGGATGCTCCCGAGTGAGCGTTGGGGTCCCCTCGGATCCCCCCACTTGGTCACCGGGACCcggagcacccttgggtgcccacCCGTGTCCCAGGAGAGCTCTGCTGGGGACCCCCACACTGGGCCGGCAGCTGGTGGCCCCACGGCGGACTGGGATGCGGGGATCCCGTGGGATCAGGGCCGGGATCGGCGTGCGGATCCTGGATTGAAGAAGGCGATtccttggggtggggggcagcgccGGACCCCCTGCCGTGCCGGGGTCCCTCTGTGGGGCTGATCCCAGCTGATCCCAGATCCCAGCTGATCGCGGATCCCGGCTGATCCCGGGGAGCATCCTGGAGGTCCCCCTGCTCCGAGGGGTGTCCTCGGTGGCACCTCGGTGACATCTCTGTGTCATCCCCCCCACCCAGGGTGACCGCGGCTTCGacgggctgccggggctgccgggtgACAAAGGCCAGCGGGTGAGTCACCGcgatcggggggggggaggacacggCACCCCTGGAcccccccgctcctgcctgcacaccccGCTGCCTTCACCCTGCCTCCACCCCTGGGCGTGCCTGCCTTGGGGGTACCcgcaaacccccccccccctccctccgtCTTCCCCGGGACCCCGCCGCCGGCTGCACCCGTAAACCGCGGCCTGAGCAAACACCGGCACCCGCCGTCACCGCCAACGCCGCCAGCCGCCTTCCCACCCCTCCGGCCGGCACAGAGCCCCCATTCACGGCCAGCTGCCCGCGCACACTGAGCGCATTCACGCCGCCCCGCTGTCGCTCAACGCCCCCTCTACCtgctgccccccgcgccccccactgcgcccacccacccccaccccacccccttcGCACCCCCTGGCACCAGCCCGGCGTGGCCGTACCCAACGGCTGACCCGGGTTTTTGCCCCGTAGGGTGAAACCGGttcgcagggcatgccgggacCCCCCGGCGAGGATGGCGAGAGGGTGAGTGGCTCTGGATGAACCAGgcgtggggacaccggggtggGACAGCCCGGATCGCCCCCATCCCTGCTcaccgacacccccccccctccccctttgtcCCTCCACAGGGTGATGACGGAGAGGTGGGACCCCGAGGACTCCCCGGAGAAGCGGTACGGGGTCTTACGCCCATGGCGGGGGTCTCGCGCAGGTCGAGGGGGAGGACGAAGTCCTGCCGTGGCCTGGCGGGGACGGCACCGTGatcctgggcgggggggggggacatcaCGTTCTCACCACCTTTGGGAGCAAAGACCCCGCCCCGGGTGCCCCCTTAACACCCCGTCTGCTCTCACAGGGACCCAGAGGTCTGCTCGGCCCCAAAGGCCCCCCGGGAATCCCCGGTCCCCCGGTAAGTGCCGTGACAAGACCCCCGTCCCCGTCTACTCCCAAACCCGCTGCGtcgtgtccccccctccccccccccccccccccccaactcagcACCCATCTCCTCCGCAGGGCGTGCGTGGCATGGACGGTCCCATCGGTCCCAAGGGGAACCTGGTGAGTGGGGGGCAGCCAGACTGTCCCGCCTGAGCGCTGCGAGCTTCCCCGCAGCAGTGTCCCCCAGCACTGTCTCTCCATgggttgccccccccccccccatgacaCCCCCACTAGGGACACGTGATGCCCCACTGGAGACACCGGCGTGTCCCCAGTGGGGTCCTCGAGCACTGATCCGCCATGTCTGACCGTCACAGGGGCCGCAAGGGGAGCCTGGACCCCCCGGTCAACAGGGGACCCCAGGAACTCAGGTGAGCACCCCCATTTTGGCTGggagctgagcccccccccccagcctccctccccctGGAGCAAGGCGGGGGGCACAGGGAGGTaactcccccccccttccccatctctgTGTTTTAGGGTCTCCCGGGACCTCAAGGTGCCATGGGACCTCCTGGAGAGAAGGTGGGTGCCGGGTCGCGAATCCGGGGGGGTGCacggggaaatggggggggggggggacgacacgcACACACGACATGAGGCTGCTTCCCGCCCTTGCTGCCAGCGCTCACCCCCGCTCCTCTCTCTGCAGGGTCCCCAAGGGAAACCCGGCTTGCCCGGCATGCCTGGCTCCGACGGACCCCCCGTGAGtaccccccccatcacccccggGCAGTGTCACCCCGCTCCCGGGcactgtgtcccccccccccccccgagtcccctgccctggggcagggatgcATCCAGCATCCGAAAGATGCTCCGGCCACGCGCCAACCCTGTCTGACCccgctgtccccatgtccctcgcTGTCCTCATGTCCCCCCAGGCTGGGACGGAGCCACCAAGGGGGCTGgttgtggggcgggggggggagacgCGGTCTGGGGGGGGATGCGGATGGGGCTGCGTGTCTGTGTGCCCCAACTCAAGGTCTCTCCTTGTCCCCGTCGTCCCCTCTTCTGTCCCCAGGGTCACCCCGGGAAGGAGGGACCCCCCGGCACCAAGGGCAACCAGGTAAAGCACCACGCGGCCGGACGCATCCCGCTCCCTGGGCTCTGCCCCCTTGTGGGGGGGCaacgggcagccccggccccccatCTGTGGGGGGGTCCCGTAGTGGCCCCCCTGAATGTCCCCTGGCGCACGGTGCAAACCTTTCCCTCCCTCCGCAGGGCCCCTCGGGTCCCCAGGGACCCATCGGCTACCCAGGCCCACGCGGTGTGAAGGtcagtgactgatttttttttttttttttgggggggggggggggcgggggcgaaGTGGGTATCGGCCGACACCgctttttggggagaaaaacgGGAGAAATCGGGAGCTGTGATGCCTCCTCACGCCGTGGGTCACCCTGCGCCTCTCTCCCTAGGGAGTAGACGGTATCCGGGGGCTGAAAGGACACAAGGGAGAGAAGGTGGGTgtctgtccccgtgccccccaccccgctggCGGGGTGGTGGTCCCCGGCCAGCAGCCGGGCTGCGTCGTCGTCCCCTGCCCGTCGATGCCAgcatctccatcctcatcctctccCGCAGGGCGAGGAAGGCTTCCCCGGCTTCAAGGGGGACATGGGCGTGAAAGGAGACCGGGTAGGTGCAGGGGGGGCTCCCTGACgtccccccagggctgctgccccaCCTGGATCACCCTaatgcccccccacccccacccccccggcatCTCCCGCAGGGTGAAGTCGGCGTGCCGGGCTCCCGGGGTGAGGATGGACCCGAAGGTCCCAAGGGGCGGACGGGACCCACCGGTGACCCCGGTCCCATCGGACTGGTCGGAGAGAAGGTGAGGGGACACGGcgaggggatggggacatggcgggggggcAGCGTGCCGCTGCAGCGGGGCCAGCGAAGACCCCCGCGGGCACCTCGTGCCGTGCCCCCATCACGTCTCTCCCACAGGGGAAGCTGGGAGTGCCAGGCCTGCCCGGCTACCCGGGACGTCAGGGTCCCAAGGTGAGCGTGGCGGTGAGCGtggctgccgtggggctgccccatcTGCCAGCagccggggggctgccccacatGGCCCCCCCTCAGCACCGCTCATCCCAACTCCTCTCCGTCTCCAGGGATCGCAGGGTTTCCCCGGATTCCCGGGCAGCAATGGCGAGAAGGGCGCGCGGGTGAGTGACCCCCGGCTCGTGTCCCCCCTCGGGGaccagctgcaaagcagaaggGGGACACAGACACCGGGCGGGGTGTCCCttgccctgtcccccccccatgtGTCTCTGAAGCACTCTCTCTTATAGGGCCTGTCCGGCAAATCGGGGCCCAGGGGGGAGCGTGGCCCCACGGTGAGTATGGGGCAGGGTTAATTGTGGGGGGCTGTGCTCTCCCCCCTTCCCACACCCCTCTCCTGGGGTGCCCTAcacccagccaggctgggaaTGGGGGGCCCAGCACCCCCCAGTCTTGGGGGGGAGGGTCCCTGGGTGTGGGGGGGCTGATGGACCACCCGTCACCCCCTTCCGCCTCCTCCCGCAGGGTCCCAGGGGCCAGCGGGGACCACGAGGAGCCACGGGGAAGTCAGGGGCAAAGGTCAgtcgggggggggtgtgtgtgggggctgggctggggtggacTCACCCCAACCTTTGTGCGTGTGCAATCGCACACGCGTGTGGCAGCTCCGGCACAGACGTGCGCCGGAGCCGGTCACCCGCTGGGCACCCAAACCCTTCCTCGCTTCCCCAGGGCACGTCTGGCAGCGacggcccccacggccccccaggTGAACGGGTAAGTGGGTGTCCCAgcctggattttggggggggggggggggggtgtcccagcTTGCACGAGCACCCTGGTGCCATCCCCACCAGCCACCCACCATGCCTGTGCCGGGCTCTGTGACCCCCCCTGTGCCCGCCGTCACACAGACCCCCAGGTCACCCCGTCACCGGTGCACGCAGCTCCGTCTCAGTGCGACCCTcgtgccgggcggggggggggggggggggggttggtgaaGCTCTGCTAACGAGCTCTGTGTTAATTAGCACCGTCCCCTGTGTGCTGTAACTACCCTGCTCTTCTCCCCTCTAGGGCCTGCCAGGACCGCAGGGACCCAATGGCTTCCCAGGACCCAAAGGACCCCCTGTAAGTAGTGGgatgtgtgtcccccccggcatGTGAAGTGCCCCCGGTGCCGCTCACCCgctgctcctctccccgcagggcCCCCCCGGCAAGGATGGGCTTCCTGGCCACCCCGGGCAGCGAGGAGAAGTCGTAAGTGTGTCTATGTCCCCCGTCCCTGCCGCACTGACACCCATGTTGCCCCTCAAGCCGCTCTCCTGTCCCCGCCACttgtccccaaccccccccagccccctcctcgccccccctGTCCCTCCTCAGGGACATGCTGCTACTCCCAAGCTACTCCTGGCTTATTCACAAGCCCACCCcccatctcctctctcctccagggCTTCCAAGGCAAGActggcccccccggcccccccggggtggTGGGACCTCAGGTGAGCTCAGCCTtgcgtgggtgggtggggggtccccaatTCCCTCGGGGCTGCACTGACTCTTGCTCCCACCATGTGCCAGGGAGCCGCTGGGGAGTCGGGCCCCATGGGGGAGAGAGGCCACCCGGGCCCCCCTGGCCCCCCAGGAGAACAAGGGCTACCAGGACCATCCGGCAAGGAGGGCACCAAGGTGAGATGGCGGGAGGGTGGTGGGTCGGGGTGGGAAGGTGCTGTGGGCATGGTGACGGTCCCTGGGGAGTGGGATGGGGTACCGGGGCGTGGAGCCCCTCCCATCTCACCCCCTCTCACCCTAGGGAGACCCTGGCCCCACCGGCTCTCCCGGGAAGGACGGTCCCGCCGGCTTGCGGGGTTTCCCCGGTGAGCGGGGTCTGCCTGGCACCCCGGTGAGTAAATCTCTTCTTCGGCTcagctgggaccccccccagcccaccccaccccccgaCAGCATCGCACTgacacacccccccctccccgcagggcGGCCCAGGGCTGAAGGGCAACGAGGGACCGGCGGGACCCCCAGGACCCGCAGTAAGTGTCGTCGTCATCGTCCCCGCCATGAGCCCTGGTGCCGTGTTTGCCGTGGCCCCATGGCTCACCTCGGgctgacgccccccccccccccccctttccatcTTCCCCCAGGGCTCCCCTGGGGAGAGAGGTGGCCCGGGGCAAGGTGGTCCCGTTGGCCCCCCGGGACGACCAGGACCACAGGGACCACCAGGCCCCGCCGGAGAGAAAGGAGTTCCTGTGAGTGCTCAGGGACATCCCGCTCGCATCCCGTGGGGAGAAGCAGTGGGTCCGGGAGGGGTGCAAGGGCGTGGGTGCCTGCACTCCTCACACCCCCCCGCCTTTTCCCATCCCTCTAGGGCGAGAAGGGCCCCATGGGTCCCGCTGGCCGGGACGGCGTTCAGGGTCCTGTGGGTTTGCCTGGCCCAgccggcccccccggcggccCTGGGGAGGACGGTGACAAGGTGAGGTCCTACCCTGCCCCAGTGTCCCCGTGCGCCCCGATgtgctggggctcagcaccctccttctcccccccagGGCGAGGTGGGCGAGCCGGGACAGAAGGGCAGCAAAGGCAACAAGGGCGAGCATGTGAGTGTGACCGGTGCACCCCTGCCCCACCAGACCTcgtccccgctgtcccccggGGCTGTCCCCACCTCACTGACCCCTTCCCTCCCTCGCAGGGTCCTCCTGGTCCCCCCGGGCCCATCGGGTCGGTTGGGCAGCCCGGAGCCGCCGTGAGTATCCCGGAGGCAGGGTAACACCGCGGTTGGGGACGCGACATGGGAGGGGGGGTCCCATGCCACCCCTGGGGCCACACCGAGGAGGGGACAGTCTTGGCGAGGAGATGTCCCTGTCCTCTGGTCTAGTCCCCGGGGGTGAGCGGTGGCTGACCCTCCTTCCTGCCTTGCAGGGCGCTGACGGGGAACCGGGTGCCAGAGGTCCCCAGGGACACTTCGGAGCCAAGGGTGACGAGGGGACGCGGGGCTTCAACGGCCCCCCTGGCCCCATTGGGCTCCAGGTGagcaggtgccccccccccaccccagcaccccacggcCGCCCCCTCGCTCCAGGGCAGTGCCACTGCACCCGTTCTGCCTgtccccaaaatggggggggggacacacggacatgcccaggaggggctgggggtttgggtgcccagctggggagcatcccctgctgcccccatcccactgtgcccccctgcccgccccccgcccccatccAGCTGTGTCAGGGCTGTCTGTACCTCCTGCCTGTTGCATCCAGATgtgcccagccccccccccatttaCCTTTGCATCGCCGTTTGCCCCCCACCAGCCAGTGCCccacatctccccccccccccccccccccccgctgtgccCCCACCTTGTTAACACTCTCTCTCGCCCCAGGGTTTGCCGGGTCCGGCCGGTGAGAAGGGTGAAACGGGTGATGTGGGCCCCATGGTAAGTGACCTTGGTTCCTCCCGGCCCCGTGTCGCTCTGGGTGGGGGTACCCCAGGAGCATCCTCACTCTGtgctttctcccccacccccagggccCACCCGGCCCCCCAGGCCCCCGTGGCCCAGCTGGACCCTCTGGAGCTGACGTAAGTGACCCTGCTTTCCCCCCGTTGCCCCACTGTCCTTCCCcatgtggggtgctggggtgaccggctctgctctcc
The DNA window shown above is from Mycteria americana isolate JAX WOST 10 ecotype Jacksonville Zoo and Gardens unplaced genomic scaffold, USCA_MyAme_1.0 Scaffold_79, whole genome shotgun sequence and carries:
- the COL11A2 gene encoding LOW QUALITY PROTEIN: collagen alpha-2(XI) chain (The sequence of the model RefSeq protein was modified relative to this genomic sequence to represent the inferred CDS: inserted 1 base in 1 codon); translation: QGPPGRAGLPGSDGTPGPPXTSMMLPFRFGSGGGDKGPAVAAQEAQAQAILQQARLALRGPPGPMGYTGRPGPMGQPGSTGMKGESGDFGPQGPRGPQGLTGPPGKPGRRGRPGADGARGMPGDPGVKGDRGFDGLPGLPGDKGQRGETGSQGMPGPPGEDGERGDDGEVGPRGLPGEAGPRGLLGPKGPPGIPGPPGVRGMDGPIGPKGNLGPQGEPGPPGQQGTPGTQGLPGPQGAMGPPGEKGPQGKPGLPGMPGSDGPPGHPGKEGPPGTKGNQGPSGPQGPIGYPGPRGVKGVDGIRGLKGHKGEKGEEGFPGFKGDMGVKGDRGEVGVPGSRGEDGPEGPKGRTGPTGDPGPIGLVGEKGKLGVPGLPGYPGRQGPKGSQGFPGFPGSNGEKGARGLSGKSGPRGERGPTGPRGQRGPRGATGKSGAKGTSGSDGPHGPPGERGLPGPQGPNGFPGPKGPPGPPGKDGLPGHPGQRGEVGFQGKTGPPGPPGVVGPQGAAGESGPMGERGHPGPPGPPGEQGLPGPSGKEGTKGDPGPTGSPGKDGPAGLRGFPGERGLPGTPGGPGLKGNEGPAGPPGPAGSPGERGGPGQGGPVGPPGRPGPQGPPGPAGEKGVPGEKGPMGPAGRDGVQGPVGLPGPAGPPGGPGEDGDKGEVGEPGQKGSKGNKGEHGPPGPPGPIGSVGQPGAAGADGEPGARGPQGHFGAKGDEGTRGFNGPPGPIGLQGLPGPAGEKGETGDVGPMGPPGPPGPRGPAGPSGADGPQGPPGGVGNLGPPGEKGDPGESGAPGIQGEPGVKGPRGERGEKGEAGAAGAAGPPGGKGPPGDDGPKGNPGPVGFPGDPGPPGEMGPRGQDGAKGERGEDGEPGEPGSPGPTGENGPPGPLGKRGPAGSPGPEGRQGEKGAKGEPGAVGAPGKTGPVGPQGLAGKQGPDGLRGLPGSVGEQGKPGTTGQAGPPGPVGPPGLPGLKGDTGAKGEKGHPGLIGLIGPPGEQGEKGDRGLPGPQGSTGQKGETGIPGATGPIGPAGPPGLPGPAGPKGAKGAMGQAGPKGERGPPGPPGHPGPPGEVIQPLPIQLPKKSKRSIDASKLVDEEEGEDGERAAADQASRDYADGMEEIFGSLNSLKQEIEGLRRPMGTRDNPARTCQDLQLSHPGLPDGEYWIDPNQGCARDSFKVYCNFTAGGETCVFPSKDIQEVKMSAWEKEVPQRWFSQFQEGSRFSYTDSESQPLGVVQLTFLRLLSVSVRQNFTYHCHRSVAWHSTTSGDHQRALRFLAANEEELSYDTSPYIKAVMDGCMARKGSSRTVLEVSTPRLEQLPLLDVRVMDFGEPGQRFGFEVGPVCFLG